The DNA segment CGAGCCTACCAAGAATCCAAGCAGGAACGAGGGGAGGTTTATCATCGCCTTGCTGAGTCCTAAATTTTTAACCAGAGAGGATGTCTTGCTGATTCATACCGATCAAAATAGTTTTATCCTCACTTTGGGGCAGGAATACACCATCGAAGCGAAAGGCTTTTTCCTTCACTTCTACCGAGGTGAATTGATAACTGGCGATGCTAGTAGGGTCTTCCCCCAACAGCTCCAATGGCTAACGCCACGCTCCGCTATCAATAGGGTAGGAAAGGTCTGAAACAGTTGATAGAAAATTGTGTCGGTACGCAACGGCTTTGTTTAATTAGGTCAGCAAATTTTCCAACTCCTCCAGGGAAGAAACGTCAATGATGGCTTCCGCAACTACCCCCAGTTGCTCTAAGGATAACTGTTCCAGTTTTGTGCTGATGCTATCTGGCACACCGCCGAACTTGCGGGCGATTTGGCGGTAAAGGGTTTCCCGTAATGCTATGGTTCTACCCCTCTGCTCCCCTGCCTGCCACCCTTCCTTCCACCCTTCTTTCCAGCCTTCTTGGTGTCCTTCTTGCTTGGCTTCCTGATACACCCGCGTCTGCCGTAAATCTCCCAAGGTAAAGTGCTCAACGCCTTACGGCATCAAAGGAATTGGAACTTCTCAAAATTCGCTCTATTCCTACTTCATAAGGGGCATAAGGGGAACGGTTTCCAAATGGTCAAACAATGCAGTTCTTCGCTAGTAAAATGTGGTGTAGTCATAAGCCTTTATCACATAGAATGAGAGCTAAAACCCACTCCACCCAAAAACCATGATGCAAACCATTCACATCGAGCTACCAGACACGATATTTTCAGCCCTGCGTAAATCCCCTAACGAATTTGTCCAGGAAATGCGGATTGCCGCTGCCGTTAAATGGTACGAACTGGGGGAAATCTCTCAGGAAAAAGCCGCCGAAATCGCCGGACTGCACCGAGCCGACTTCATCAACACCCTTCCCCGCTATCGGGTCTCGGTACTCCAGTACACCCCCGCCGAACTGGCTGAAGAACTCGCTGATGCCGATTAGTCACGTCGTCATCAACGCTTCCCCCTTGATTGTCCTGTTCAAGAGCGGTCAAGCCGATTTACTCCCCCAACTTTTTGAGCAAATCATCGTTCCCCAAGCCGTCTATGACGAAATCACCGCTGTCAAGACCGATGCCGCCGCCACCCAACTCCCAGCCGTACCCTGGTCTCACTGCACCGCTGTCCCGATTAACCCGGCAATCCTCCCCTGGGACTTGGGTAACGGGGAGTCTGCCGTACTCAGCTTTGCCTTGGTGAATCCCGGCTATCGTGCCATGATAGATGATGCCGCTGCCAGACGCTGTACTCGTGCCTTAGG comes from the Synechococcus sp. C9 genome and includes:
- a CDS encoding UPF0175 family protein gives rise to the protein MMQTIHIELPDTIFSALRKSPNEFVQEMRIAAAVKWYELGEISQEKAAEIAGLHRADFINTLPRYRVSVLQYTPAELAEELADAD
- a CDS encoding DUF3368 domain-containing protein, which translates into the protein MPISHVVINASPLIVLFKSGQADLLPQLFEQIIVPQAVYDEITAVKTDAAATQLPAVPWSHCTAVPINPAILPWDLGNGESAVLSFALVNPGYRAMIDDAAARRCTRALGIATLGTGGAIVLAKRRGLIPSVTEGLRRLQNAGLWLSKNWV
- a CDS encoding Rpn family recombination-promoting nuclease/putative transposase; this encodes MELLGEDPTSIASYQFTSVEVKEKAFRFDGVFLPQSEDKTILIGMNQQDILSG
- a CDS encoding DUF4351 domain-containing protein, producing the protein MGDLRQTRVYQEAKQEGHQEGWKEGWKEGWQAGEQRGRTIALRETLYRQIARKFGGVPDSISTKLEQLSLEQLGVVAEAIIDVSSLEELENLLT